The Geothrix sp. DNA segment CATGAGGGGAGCCAGGGCCTGGATTAGGCGCAGGGGGCCCATGGTGTTCGTTTCGAGGGTGCGGTTCAGAAGCTCGACCTCGAGGGCCAGCGCATCGCCCATGCGGTCGAGCAGGATGCCCGCGTTGTTCACCAGCACCTCCAGGCGGCCGTGGCGCGCGCGGATGGAAGCCGCCGCAGCGCGGATGGAGGCGGGATCGGAGACATCCAACGGCAGCACTTCCACGCCCGGCAGGGGGTTCATGCTTGCCGGGTTCCGCACGCCGGCAAGGACCGTGAAGCCCTCCGCCCCGAGGCGGCGGGCCACCTCCCGGCCCAGGCCGCGGGAGGCTCCGGTGACGAGGGCGATGGGCTGAGTCATGGAATGATGATGCCATGTCGAAAGCGCCCTCCACCAACGCCACCCGGATCCTGAAGCAGGCCGGCCTCGCCTATACGGAGCACCTCTACCGTTACGAGGACAAGGGCGGCACGGCCGTGAGTGCCCGGGAACTGGGCGTGCCGGAACACGCCGTCATCAAGACGCTGGTGATGGAGGATGAAAAGGGGGCGCCGCTGATCATCCTCATGCACGGCGACCGCGAGGTGAGCACCAAGGAGCTGGCCCGCCAGATCGGCGCCAGGAGCGTGCAGCCCTGCAAGCCCGAGGTCGCGAACCGGCACAGCGGCTACCTGGTCGGCGGCACCAGCCCCCTCGGCCTGAAGAAGGCCATGCCCGTCCATGCCGAGGCCACCATCTTCGAGCTCGACCGCATCTACCTCAACGGCGGCAGCCGGGGGTTTCTGGTGGGGCTGGAGCCAAAGGACCTGGAGCGTGTGTTGAGTCTGAGGCGAGTTCACGTGGCACTTACTTGAAATCTGGCGCACTGAACCTACTGGTAGCTTTTGCTGTGTTCGCGACGGATCGGCTTGAGGTTCTGTTCCAGCCAGGAGACAGCATGTTCAGACTCGTTCAGGTGCTTGGACTCACGCTCACCTTGCCCCTCGTCGCGCAAGCGCCAGAGCCCGCCAAGCCTCGACTTCCCGAAGGGATCCAGAACGGGACCTTCCAAAAGGATGCGGTCGGACAGCCTCCTTCTGATTGGTTTGTGCCCAAGGTAAGTCGGGAGCTCGGATTCAAAGCGGAGACTTCAGAAGATGCTCAACTGCCCGGGAGGCGATGCGCCAAGCTCGTTTTCACGGGTGGAAACAAGCCCACCTGGCGTGATTTTGGGAATCTCATGCAATCGATTGATGCCAAGCCCTACCGAGGCAAACGCATCCGATTGAAGACCCAGCTCCGCCTGGGGGCGCTCGATCCCGATAGGCCGAGTCCAATCCAGATGTGGTTCCGAGTGGACCGGGTGGGCCAGAAGATGGGCTTCTTCGACAACATGGACAGCCGGCCGGTGCTTGCTGCGGCGTGGACACCTGCGGAGATCATTGGTGATGTGGCCCAAGATGCCGAGGCGCTAGCCCTGGGAGTCATGCTTCCACACGGGGGCCTGCAGGCCTGGATTGGCCCCGTGACCCTTGAGATCCTGGGTGATACACCCATTTTGAGGGCGGAAGGACCGAAGGTGCTCTCTCCTCGGGGAATGGAGAACCTGGGAGCCCTGGCGGTCGTCCTGAACCGGGTGCGCTACTTCCACCCCAGCGACGAAGCGGCCAAGGCGGACTGGAATCGTCTGGCCTCCGAGGGGGTGAAGGCCGTGGAAGGGGCTGCCACCCCCAAGGCGTTGGCGTTGCGGCTCCAGCGTTTCTTTGCGCCCCTGGCTCCGGGCGCCCGGTTCATGGTGGGGGGGAAGGCCCCGGTGGCTGCCCCCGTCCCTGCAGACGCGGTGTTGGCGGTGCGCTGGAACCATTTGGGGCTGGGGCAGAACAACGCGAACATCTACAAGAGCCTCCGGGAATACGCGCCCATCACCGACTGGAAGTCCAAGGGCTGGCGGGATCCAGCCTCACCCGAAACCGTGCAGCTGGCGGGGGGCGTCCAAGCCGTCCTCCCCACCGTTTGTGTTGCGAACGAAGCCAAACACACCCTGCCCAGGACCGCCCCCGTGGTGGATTCTCTGCCTGCGGGCCTGCCTGAACCCACTACCGGGTTCTTCAGCACGGCGGATGATCGCGCCACGCGCCTCGGAGACGTCATCCTGGCCTGGGGCGTGTTCCAGCACTTCTATCCCTATTTCGACGTGGTGAAAACGGACTGGCCGCGGGAACTGACCAAGGCGCTGCATGCCGCGGCCTTGGACAAGGATGCCAGCGCGTTCACCCACACCTTGAAGCGGATGACCGCGACGCTGAAGGATGGTCATGTCTGGGTGTCTGCCTCCGACCAAGACGATCCTTCCGTCCCGGCGCTCGGCTTGGTGGTCATCGACGGCCTTCCCGTGATCCGGTCCGCTGAAGGAACCGCGAAACACCTGCCCCTGGGAAGCCGCATCCTGTCCGTAGATGGCGAACCTTCAGGAAAACGGCTTGCGCGGATGAAGGAGGAAATCTCTGCCGCTGGTGAGGGCTGGATGAACCATCGCCTCGCAAGTGAATTCCTCGCTGGCGAAACGGGAACCCGAGTGAGACTGACCTATGTCACCGCCACAGGGTTCCCCGGCCAGGCGACCGTGGTGCGGGATGCGAAGTATTGGCTTCTGGAGAATGGACAACCCGCAACCAAGGTGGGGGAACTCAGGCCCGGCATCTGGTATCTCGATCTGAATCGAATTTCGGAGAAGGAATTCGAGGCGGCGCTACCCAACCTGGCGCAGGCCAAGGGCGTGGTCTTCGACCTGCGGGGCTATCCGAAAATGGGGCCCGCGTTCCTTCAGCACCTGACCGACAAACCCCTGGAAAGCGCCCGTTGGAACAAGCCTCAGATCACCCAGCCCGACGGGAAGGGCTGGACCTGGGATTCCTCGGGTCGCTGGAATCTGGAACCACTGGCTCCCCGCATTCAGGGCAAGGTGGCCTTTCTCACGGGCGGCGGCGCCATCAGCTATGCCGAGTCCTGCCTGGGCATCGTCGAAGCGTACAAGCTGGCGGAGATTGTGGGGGAGCCCACGGCGGGCACGAATGGCAATGTAAATCCCTTCTCCCTGCCTGGTGGTTTCACCATTTCCTGGACCGGCATGAAAGTGCTGAAGCACGATGGGTCGACCCACCATGGGGTTGGCATCCAGCCCACCCTGCCCGTGCGGCCCACCGTCCAGGGGCTTGCTCAGGGAAGGGATGAGGTTCTGGAAAAGGGCCTCGAGCAGGTATCCAGGTAGGCACTTGGTAAACAGGCGGTCGAGGCAGGGGCCATTGTTGACCTCATTGGTGCTCGCACCGTGCAACGCCAGGAACCACAGCTCAGATGACGCCATCGTGCTTTCCAAGCGGAGTTGCCCGACGAGTAAATCCTGAGTAACGGGCCCGACTTCCAGCATGGATGTTTGCACATGGGTGGCTTGTTGGGTGTAGGATGACCTCCCTTCTCAGGAGATCACCATGAAAATGACGGTTCTTTCCATCCTGCTCGCCCTGCCGCTGGCGGCCCAGGCCCCGGCACCCAAGGCCCCCGTGCCCGCCCCCGCCGCCGAGCCCGCCGTCGGCGCGGCCATGGACGGCACCTACCAGTGGGTGCCCATGCAGTTCATCGGCGCCGCCGAGGCCATGCCCGAGGACAAGTTCGACTGGGCCCCCAGCCAGGGCGAGTTCAAGGGGGTGAAGACCTTCGCCCAGCAGATCAAGCATGTCTCCGCCGTGAACTTCGCCATGGGCGCCATGATCCTGGGTGAGAAGCCCCCGGCGGAGGTGGGGGATATGGAGATGGGCCCCGACAGCCTCAAGACCAAGGCCGAGATCGTGAAGTACATGAAGGATTCCTTCGCCTACGCCCGGAAGGCCATCCAGAGCATCACGGCCCAGAACGGCAGCCGGCCCATCAAGAACCCCTTCGGCCAGGGGCCTGACTTCACGGCCATCGGCATGGCCACGCTTCTGGCCTTCCACGGCATGGACCACTATGGCCAGATGGTGGAGTACCTCCGCATGAACGGCATCGTGCCGCCCGCCAGCCGTCCGAGGCCCAAGTCCTGAGATTTCCCGGCCTCAACCAAACGGCGGTTGGTGTCTCTTGCTAGGCCCCATCCTGCTCGTACGCCCGTTTCAGCCAAGGTAGCGCGGCCTTCAGATCCGCTTCCGAGGCGAGTTCGAGCTTGTGGGTGATGCGGTCCTTCTTGGCGAAGCCGCCGGTGTCCTTCAGCCGGCCGCCGGGGTCTTTCACCTCTGCGGGATCGCCCAGGGCGAGGCCCAGGTCCAGCCGCGATGCGAAGGGCTTCACCTCGGCGAAGACGTGGTTCCGGTAGAAGGGGACGATGGTCTCGCAGGGGCAGATCTTCACGTCGGAGCCCAGGCCGCGCGCGTGGGCCACGATCTGCTCGAAGAGGGGGCGCAGGAGGGCCTTCTTCCCGCCGTACTGCGTATCGACATAGCCCGGTGCCGCGGCCAGGTAGCCCTCCGGCGAGTCGTCGAAGGCATGGCCCGGGGCGGCCCCGGCCCGCTGCAGGACGAACCCCGCCTGGTTGGTGCCCAGGCCGCGGGCCTTCAGCCAGCCCTTGGGGTCGGCCGGCTGTTCACGGCGAAGCAGGGTCACCCACTCCTCCAGGGTATGCCCGGTCTTGGTCTTGAAGTTGGCGAGGATGGCCTGGACATAGGCCACGCTGGGGTGGACGTCGTAGGGGGCCAGGTGGGTGGTTTTCGCCATGGGCAGGACTCCGGGGCCGGTGTAGCTGTGATGACCGTCATCGATTGTCCGCGATCTCCCGGGCCTCGTGCTACCTTCCCTCCCAACCAATCCCATCTCACCACCCGCATCCCGTTCTCGGAGCCCTCCATGAGCGAAGTGGAAATCAGCATTACCCAGCAGAAGACCATCCAGGCGCTGCAGAAGGGCGAGGCCCCCATTCCCATGAAGGGCTGGCTGGCCAAGCAGGCGGCCATCAACTACGAGGTGGAACGCGCCCTGGCCGAGGACGATCCCGCCGCCTTCTGG contains these protein-coding regions:
- a CDS encoding SDR family NAD(P)-dependent oxidoreductase, with protein sequence MTQPIALVTGASRGLGREVARRLGAEGFTVLAGVRNPASMNPLPGVEVLPLDVSDPASIRAAAASIRARHGRLEVLVNNAGILLDRMGDALALEVELLNRTLETNTMGPLRLIQALAPLMPKDGRIVNVSSGGGQLSTPATWAPAYCISKTALNAVTVQLSEALRPQGIAVNAVCPGWVRTDLGGPEAPRSLQQGADSILWLALQADPGLTGGFWRDGERIPW
- a CDS encoding aminoacyl-tRNA deacylase, whose protein sequence is MSKAPSTNATRILKQAGLAYTEHLYRYEDKGGTAVSARELGVPEHAVIKTLVMEDEKGAPLIILMHGDREVSTKELARQIGARSVQPCKPEVANRHSGYLVGGTSPLGLKKAMPVHAEATIFELDRIYLNGGSRGFLVGLEPKDLERVLSLRRVHVALT
- a CDS encoding S41 family peptidase, with amino-acid sequence MFATDRLEVLFQPGDSMFRLVQVLGLTLTLPLVAQAPEPAKPRLPEGIQNGTFQKDAVGQPPSDWFVPKVSRELGFKAETSEDAQLPGRRCAKLVFTGGNKPTWRDFGNLMQSIDAKPYRGKRIRLKTQLRLGALDPDRPSPIQMWFRVDRVGQKMGFFDNMDSRPVLAAAWTPAEIIGDVAQDAEALALGVMLPHGGLQAWIGPVTLEILGDTPILRAEGPKVLSPRGMENLGALAVVLNRVRYFHPSDEAAKADWNRLASEGVKAVEGAATPKALALRLQRFFAPLAPGARFMVGGKAPVAAPVPADAVLAVRWNHLGLGQNNANIYKSLREYAPITDWKSKGWRDPASPETVQLAGGVQAVLPTVCVANEAKHTLPRTAPVVDSLPAGLPEPTTGFFSTADDRATRLGDVILAWGVFQHFYPYFDVVKTDWPRELTKALHAAALDKDASAFTHTLKRMTATLKDGHVWVSASDQDDPSVPALGLVVIDGLPVIRSAEGTAKHLPLGSRILSVDGEPSGKRLARMKEEISAAGEGWMNHRLASEFLAGETGTRVRLTYVTATGFPGQATVVRDAKYWLLENGQPATKVGELRPGIWYLDLNRISEKEFEAALPNLAQAKGVVFDLRGYPKMGPAFLQHLTDKPLESARWNKPQITQPDGKGWTWDSSGRWNLEPLAPRIQGKVAFLTGGGAISYAESCLGIVEAYKLAEIVGEPTAGTNGNVNPFSLPGGFTISWTGMKVLKHDGSTHHGVGIQPTLPVRPTVQGLAQGRDEVLEKGLEQVSR
- a CDS encoding DinB family protein: MKMTVLSILLALPLAAQAPAPKAPVPAPAAEPAVGAAMDGTYQWVPMQFIGAAEAMPEDKFDWAPSQGEFKGVKTFAQQIKHVSAVNFAMGAMILGEKPPAEVGDMEMGPDSLKTKAEIVKYMKDSFAYARKAIQSITAQNGSRPIKNPFGQGPDFTAIGMATLLAFHGMDHYGQMVEYLRMNGIVPPASRPRPKS
- a CDS encoding DUF5655 domain-containing protein; this translates as MAKTTHLAPYDVHPSVAYVQAILANFKTKTGHTLEEWVTLLRREQPADPKGWLKARGLGTNQAGFVLQRAGAAPGHAFDDSPEGYLAAAPGYVDTQYGGKKALLRPLFEQIVAHARGLGSDVKICPCETIVPFYRNHVFAEVKPFASRLDLGLALGDPAEVKDPGGRLKDTGGFAKKDRITHKLELASEADLKAALPWLKRAYEQDGA